A single Drechmeria coniospora strain ARSEF 6962 chromosome 03, whole genome shotgun sequence DNA region contains:
- a CDS encoding 1-phosphatidylinositol-4,5-bisphosphate phosphodiesterase gamma 2 — translation MSDHHLSSRLANLNPFTKGGGGGGGDDDDDQGDRIDNESIGGAGRHHARRTEEAKVELRVSHALRSFLLKERLLSESEAAEEHSEALQRLLSRTSFDAPGALLDRSHPLPEYFISSSHNTYLMAHQLYGSSSATAYETAINTGSRCVEIDAWDNGADEDEPKVTHGFTLVSHIPFRVVCETIRNVLDRELAVAEEDGMPPVSPILLSLENHCGEHGQRRLASIMREVFGERLLSESVREAGHREQESAGDHGEHVTLADLGPRVAVIVEYHIPGEADESDSSSSDEAEAEADKGKDKDDDKEQAARKEYRDNKKEKAAVSSVIVPELAELGVYAQSVKPSDNSWYDPGALVNGPHHHLINVSESGLSKHLPASASPIAKHNAHHLMRVYPKGTRIGSSNLKPVAFWGIGAQICALNWQSFGTSNQLNDALFCGSEGFVLKPAALRAGGDGNLGTGRKKRLRLHVAGATDIPLHEDRGSDSIKPYLTCNLYSPCAMDGETNKRKTAAYKHHKLSMLHRGENPPATDPIWDETLEWVYEDNELVFLRMLVKSDDAWARNPKFAVAAVRLSYVVPGWSFISMLDMKGGETKCTLLVKFEVTDA, via the coding sequence ATGTCGGACCACCACCTCAGCTCGCGGCTCGCAAATCTCAACCCCTTCACCAAGGGcggaggtggaggtggaggcgatgacgatgacgaccagGGCGATCGAATCGACAACGAAAGCATCGGCGGAGCCGGCCGCCACCACGCACGCAGGAcggaggaggccaaggttGAGCTCAGGGTCAGCCATGCACTGCGTTCGTTCCTCCTCAAGGAGCGCCTGCTCTCCGAatcggaggcggccgaggagcacAGCGAGGCCCTGCAGCGTCTGCTGAGCCGCACGTCGTTTGACGCCCCGGGTGCGCTGCTGGATCGCTCTCATCCGCTGCCGGAATATTTCATCAGCTCGAGCCACAACACGTACCTCATGGCCCACCAGCTGTacggctcctcgtcggccacggcgtaCGAGACGGCCATCAACACGGGCTCCCGCTGCGTCGAGATCGACGCCTGGGAcaacggcgccgacgaggacgagccgaAAGTCACGCACGGCTTCACCCTCGTCTCTCACATCCCCTTCCGAGTCGTGTGCGAGACGATCCGCAACGTCCTCGACCgggagctcgccgtcgccgaggaggacggcatgCCGCCGGTGTCGCCCATCCTGCTCTCGCTCGAGAACCACTgcggcgagcacggccaGCGTCGGCTCGCGAGCATCATGAGGGAGGTCTTTGGCGAGCGTCTGCTCAGCGAGTCGGTTCGCGAGGCCGGCCACCGCGAGCAGGAGAGCGCCGGCGATCACGGCGAACACGTCACGCTCGCCGACTTGGGGCCTCGCGtagccgtcatcgtcgagtACCACATcccgggcgaggccgacgaaagcgacagctcgtcgagcgacgaggccgaagcggaggccgacaagggcaaggacaaggaTGACGACAAGGAGCAGGCGGCGCGCAAGGAGTACCGGGACAAcaagaaggagaaggcggcggtgtCGAGCGTCATCGTccccgagctcgccgagctgggcGTCTACGCGCAGTCGGTCAAGCCGAGCGACAACTCGTGGTACGATCCCGGCGCGCTCGTCAACGGGCCTCACCACCACCTCATCAACGTGTCCGAGTCGGGCCTCTCGAAGCACCTGCCGGCAAGCGCGAGCCCCATCGCGAAGCACAACGCCCACCACCTGATGCGCGTGTATCCGAAGGGGACGCGCATCGGATCGTCGAACCTCAAGCCCGTCGCCTTCTGGGGCATCGGCGCCCAGATCTGCGCGCTCAACTGGCAGTCGTTCGGGACGAGCAACCAGCTCAACGACGCCCTCTTCTGCGGATCCGAGGGCTTCGTCCTCAAGCCTGCCGCCCtgcgcgccggcggcgacggcaatcTCGGCACGGGCCGCAAGAAGAGGCTGCGCCtgcacgtcgccggcgcgacCGACATACCGCTGCACGAGGACCGCGGCTCCGATTCGATCAAGCCGTACCTCACCTGCAACCTGTACAGCCCGTGCGCCATGGACGGCGAGACGAACAAGCGCAAGACGGCGGCGTACAAGCACCACAAGCTCAGCATGCTGCACCGGGGCGAGAatccgccggcgacggatcCCATCTGGGACGAGACGCTCGAGTGGGTCTACGAGGACAACGAGCTTGTCTTCCTGCGCATGCTCGTCAAGAGCGATGACGCCTGGGCCCGGAACCCCAagtttgccgtcgccgccgtgcgcCTATCGTACGTCGTGCCGGGCTGGAGCTTCATCAGCATGCTGGATATGAAGGGGGGGGAGACGAAGTGCACCCTTCTCGTCAAGTTTGAGGTGACGGACGCCTAG
- a CDS encoding phosphatidylethanolamine-binding protein, producing MAPVAAAAGHLAGVTASLEIGNLVPGSASSLVPPGFKPTTYLCVEYKGMAVELGNLFRARDCKLAPTIRFAPEACSQKGASAKTYYTLMLVDPESPTPGRFCRHWVLPGLQPIDDIDGTVTQTRPASTEYLGPRNESQPHRYLFLLFREPEDLSLGHDDASDTRQFDAAGFIAKHGLELIGVNWMLGLGDG from the exons ATGGCACccgtggccgcggcggccggccacCTCGCAGGGGTGACCGCCTCGCTCGAGATTGGCAATCTCGTCCCCGGCAGcgcctcgtccctcgtcccccCCGGCTTCAAGCCGACGACGTACCTCTGCGTCGAGTACAAGGGaatggccgtcgagctgggcAATCTCTTCCGCGCGAGGGACTGCAAGCTCGCGCCGACGATCCGTTTCGCGCCCGAGGCATGTTCACAA AAGGGGGCATCGGCCAAGACCTACTACACGCTCATGCTCGTCGACCCCgagtcgccgacgccggggcGCTTCTGCCGGCACTGGGTCTTGCCCGGCCTGCAGCCGATCGATGacatcgacggcaccgtaacgcagacgaggccggcgtcgacagaGTATCTCGGTCCCAGGAACGA GTCACAGCCCCATCGCTATCTCTTCCTGCTCTTCCGCGAGCCGGAAGACCTGTcgctcggccacgacgacgcttCGGACACGCGACAATTCGACGCGGCCGGCTTCATTGCCAAgcacggcctcgagctcatcGGGGTGAACTGGAtgctcggccttggcgacgGATGA
- a CDS encoding bZIP transcription factor, with amino-acid sequence MSDQDRQSVGSGPTAAKAMERSDSSASNATSENNEPATHQPIPTRPRLPSRKSSGPLAVPRDGSAADAVDDDGCGPDDVGAMSPRRTSDDIDKMGREAREGLQRHAKALQESLMAIFNRIEAVREEHDKLDNNNKFLQKYIGDLMSTSKITASSSRGRK; translated from the exons ATGTCGGACCAGGACCGCCAGTCGGTTGGCTCGGGTcccacggcggccaaggccatggagCGGTCCGATTCCTCGGCCTCCAACGCGACGTCGGAGAACAACGAGCCGGCGACGCACCAGCCCATCCCCACGCGGCCGCGCCTGCCGAGCCGGAAGAGCAGCGGGCCTCTCGCCGTTCCCCgcgacggctcggccgccgacgccgtcgacgacgacgggtgcGGACCGGATGACGTGGGCGCCATGAGCCCGCGGCGAACGAGCGACGACATCGACAAGATGGGTCGCGAAGCGCGGGAAGGCCTGCAAAG ACACGCCAAGGCGCTGCAGGAGTCGCTCATGGCCATCTTCAACCGCATCGAGGCGGTGCGCGAGGAGCACGACAAGCtcgacaacaacaacaagTTTCTGCAAAAGTACATTGGGGACCTCATGAGCACGAGCAAGATcacggcgtcgagcagccGCGGCAGGAAgtga
- a CDS encoding NADH dehydrogenase -like protein — MRYDDWDILLFPRDCKVPVKEFKVACHAVHDAEFSHTNGLLGVPTVSCFVPSLPSGTPFQVSVHSWSVDPVVSQFTRTYSQFAETAKYETRVFIDGRLVASIILDQKTEWPHVIAHGFEFLKNGDLGFLRFPTFRHELLQQRKWNAGDDLGRIKVVLSEGFPRDSLSMPFERVKNIVAFSFQHAPLETSSIAWPNPSLWRRPPIASSMPVSSYPSVDSESHAHSPSRRNSLLHNLAGYSLPAAPGSMNAASLLGSRRSVTQPAFSTLPYAANMTDPFGEANSYLWMAGMGTANLGRDYHVVQGRGARKASTDISMPDYMSNGSGEQPGTDLTMGMKLDEDAQANHLKVPTNTPTTGGCGGYEQDGLPFPLLLHNSAIPSDLANTLTNSLLNQPMPLQLQHGFHTPAMEVKSRKETRFQTVGASQAALPGQDHVDVRRVSQQTYMAPGSSVPATTLPSRAGSPQTQSSEMAGPFKCDDVGACINLTKEVPLSASWGSSAEGRSSADKGTKRGRNFTPASARAIDEEDEPQRASPRVRLTPFDDKVAE; from the exons ATGCGCTACGATGACTGGGACATTCTCCTTTTTCCCAGAGATTGCAAGGTGCCGGTAAAGGAATTCAAAGTGGCCTGCCACGCCGTCCACGATGCCG AATTTTCTCACACCAACGGCTTGCTTGGCGTCCCGACCGTCTCCTGCTTTGTGCCCAGCCTGCCCTCGGGAACACCTTTCCAGGTCTCGGTTCACTCGTGGTCGGTTGATCCAGTCGTGAGTCAATTCACGAGGACGTACAGCCAGTTTGCCGAAACGGCCAAATACGAGACGAGGGTGTTCATCGACGGTAGGCTGGTGGC ATCGATCATTCTTGACCAAAAGACGGAATGGCCTCATGTGATTGCACATGGCTTCG AATTTCTCAAGAACGGCGATCTCGGCTTCCTCAGATTTCCCACGTTTCGACATGAGCTACTCCAGCAAAGGAAATGGAACGCCGGCGATGACCTTGGCCGCATCAAGGTTGTGCTCAGCGAAGGCTTTCCCCGAGACTCACTCTCGATGCCGTTTGAGCGGGTCAAGAACATTGTCGCCTTTTCTTTCCAGCACGCGCCGCTAG AAACCTCATCGATCGCATGGCCGAATCCTTCTCTGTGGCGACGACCCCCGATCGCCTCCTCGATGCCGGTTTCGTCGTATCCGTCGGTGGACTCGGAGTCGCACGCACACTCTCCAAGTCGACGAAACAGTCTCCTGCATAACCTTGCCGGCTATTCCCTGCCGGCAGCACCGGGAAGCATGAACGCCGCCTCGCTGCTCGGAAGCCGACGATCCGTCACGCAGCCCGCTTTCAGCACGCTGCCGTACGCCGCCAACATGACGGATCCCTTTGGGGAAGCAAATTCCTACCTGTGGATGGCGGGCATGGGCACTGCCAACCTGGGCCGGGACTATCACGTCGTTCAGGGTCGCGGCGCTCGGAAGGCGAGCACGGACATAAGCATGCCAGATTACATGTCGAACGGCTCCGGGGAGCAGCCGGGGACGGACTTGACAATGGGGATGaagctggacgaggacgcgcaAGCCAACCATCTCAAGGTGCCGACGAACACGCCCACCACGGGTGGCTGCGGCGGCTACGAGCAGGATG GTCTGCCATTTCCCCTGCTCCTGCATAACTCGGCGATTCCGTCGGACCTGGCCAACACCCTGACCAACTCGCTGCTCAATCAGCCGATGCCGTTGCAGCTGCAGCACGGCTTCCACACGCCGGCGATGGAGGTCAAGTCTCGGAAGGAAACTCGTTTTCAAACTGTCGGCGCGTCACAGGCGGCACTGCCGGGCCAGGATCACGTCGATGTGCGTCGCGTCTCGCAGCAGACGTACATGGCACCGGGCAGCAGCGTCCCCGCGACGACGCTGCCCTCCCGGGCCGGCAGTCCGCAAACCCAAAGCAGCGAGATGGCGGGGCCTTTCAAgtgcgacgacgtcggcgcctgcATCAATCTGACGAAAGAAGTCCCACTGAGCGCTTCGTGGGGAAGCTCGGCAGAGGGGAGGAGCTCGGCCGACAAGGGAACGAAACGAGGTCGAAACTTTACTCCGGCATCAGCCCgagccatcgacgaggaggacgagccgCAACGAGCCAGCCCCAGGGTGCGGTTGACGCCGTTTGATGACAAGGTGGCCGAGTGA
- a CDS encoding acetylornithine deacetylase translates to MRTASIAAAISLVSWALCSEQRLLSDARSDSSVRFGASIGSSKGNPPAYRDALLELHKALIDIESISGNENAVGDFLAGYLSDRGYTVDLQAVASSKGRPDRPERFNILAWHGRGRHSPRVVVSSHIDVVPPHIPYGIEDGPVDESTMIRGRGSVDAKGSVAAMVLALDELLHRDKAIRDEDVMLLFVVGEEVGGEGMRTFSDSLARMDQPPSFGAVIFGEPTENKLACGHKGGLFCEMTAKGVPGHSGYPWLGKSANELMVRALAKILDADLGSSELFGNTTFNIGRFDGGVAGNVIPEHALVKMAARVAVGPEKTGSNLVRSKIEAILNDVDPDAFHLDCTHGYGSVECSCDVAGIPTPPCPRGGGENVLTVLSGFDTIVVNYGTDIPNLAGDHRRYLYGPGNILVAHGARENLTVGDLETAVEGYKKLILHALKE, encoded by the coding sequence ATGCGGACGGCATCCATCGCAGCCGCCATCTCGCTCGTCTCGTGGGCGCTCTGCTCCGAGCAGCGGCTGCTGTCCGATGCCCGCTCCGATTCCAGCGTCCGTTTCGGTGCCAGCATTGGCAGCTCCAAGGGCAACCCGCCCGCGTATCGGGATGCCCTGCTCGAGCTGCACAAGGCACTTATCGACATCGAGTCAATCTCGGGCAACGAGAATGCAGTGGGGGACTTCCTCGCAGGCTACCTGTCCGACCGCGGATACACGGTCGACCTGCAGGCCGTCGCATCCTCCAAAGGCAGACCGGACAGGCCCGAGCGCTTCAACATTCTTGCCTGGCATGGCCGCGGTCGGCACAGCCCTCGGGTCGTCGTCTCGAGCCACATAGACGTCGTCCCCCCCCACATCCCTTACGGCATCGAGGACGgccccgtcgacgagagcaCGATGATCCGAGGCcgcggcagcgtcgacgccaaaggctccgtcgccgccatggtcctggcgctcgacgagctcctgcaCAGGGACAAGGCGAtccgcgacgaggacgtcatGCTCCTCTTCgttgtcggcgaggaggtgggcggcgagggcatgAGGACCTTTTCCGATTCCCTCGCTCGCATGGACCAGCCGCCGagcttcggcgccgtcatcTTCGGCGAGCCGACGGAGAACAAGCTCGCGTGCGGCCACAAGGGCGGCCTGTTCTGCGAGATGACGGCCAAGGGCGTCCCGGGCCACAGCGGATACCCTTGGCTGGGCAAGTCGGCCAACGAGCTCATGGTGCGCGCCCTGGCCAagatcctcgacgccgacctcggcagCTCCGAGCTCTTCGGCAACACCACCTTCAACATCGGTcgcttcgacggcggcgtggccGGCAACGTCATTCCCGAGCACGCCCTCGTCAAGATGGCGGcgcgcgtcgccgtcggaccCGAGAAGACGGGGTCGAATCTCGTGCGGAGCAAGATCGAGGCCATCCTGAACGACGTCGACCCCGACGCCTTTCACCTCGACTGCACGCACGGCTACGGTTCCGTCGAGTGCAGCTGCGACGTTGCCGGTATTCCGACCCCCCCTTGCCCGCGTGGTGGAGGGGAAAATGTGCTGACTGTGCTCTCAGGATTCgacaccatcgtcgtcaatTACGGCACGGACATCCCCAACCTCGCCGGAGACCACAGGCGATACCTGTACGGTCCGGGaaacatcctcgtcgcccacggCGCGCGGGAGAACCTGACGGTGGGCGAtctcgagacggccgtcgagggctaCAAGAAGCTCATCCTGCATGCCCTGAAGGAATAG